GCGTGGGCCTTGCGCGTGTGCCGCTTGATTTCTCCTTCATCAATCAGGTCGGCTACGGCCTGTTCCAAGACGGTGTCGCCCTGCCGGTCCACTAGCGTCCGCAGCCGACCTAGCGCCGTTACAAACGCAGCCGGACCTGTTACATAGCCCACGCGTAGAGCCGGGGCAATCAGCTTAGAGAGCGAGCTGATGTAGATGACCACACCGTGCGGATCAGCGCTGGCCAACGGCAGCATGGGTTGGTAGTGGAAGTGAAACTCATGATCGTAGTCGTCCTCGATGAGGGCTACACCGTAGCGGGCGGCTAGGGCTAGCAACTGCACTCGTCGCGCCGCTTTCAGCGTCACGGTGGTCGGAAACTGATGGTGGGGCGTCAGGTACAGGGCCCGCACGGTGCGGCGCTGGCATAGTGCTTCCAGCGCGTCTACGCACAAGCCTTCTTCGTCCACCGGCACGGGGGCTAGCTCAGCACCTAGTAGCCGAAAGGTTTGCCAAGCGGGCGGGTAGCCGGGGTTTTCCACCGCCACCACGTCGCCCGGTTGGATCAGCAGTCGGGCGGTCAGGTACAAGGCCATTTGGGTGCCCCGCGTCAGGCAGATACCGGCTGGGGTTGTGCTCAAGCCCCGGTCGTGGTTGAGCATCCGCGATAATGCCTCGCGCAGGGGCAGGCTACCTAGGGGGCTGTCGTAGCCTAGCTGGTTGCGGCGGCCTCGGCCCTGCATCACCCGGCGGTAGGCGCTGGCCAGTGTGGCTACGGGCGCGAGCCGAGCATCGGGCGTGCCATCGTTGAACACCAGCGCCCCGGGCGGCACCACAGGCAGGTGCTCCAAGTTAAATGGGTCTTGCCACTGAAAGCCAGGCGCTTCTACTTGACCACTCGTGGCGGGCGCAAACGCCGTCGGGGTGCTCTCGGGCAGCCGGCTCGATACGAAGGTACCGCGGGTAGTTTGCGACTCCAGCCAGCCTTGGGCGAGCAGCTCCTCGTAGGCCAGCACCGCCGTTTTACGGTTCACGCCCAGCTGCTTAGCTAGCTCTCGGGTGCCAGGCAGCGCCGTACCCGGCTGCAAGCGGCCG
This Hymenobacter sp. GOD-10R DNA region includes the following protein-coding sequences:
- a CDS encoding PLP-dependent aminotransferase family protein; the encoded protein is MLRAWDTNFHPTFAAGRAVYLQISELIAAEIRRGRLQPGTALPGTRELAKQLGVNRKTAVLAYEELLAQGWLESQTTRGTFVSSRLPESTPTAFAPATSGQVEAPGFQWQDPFNLEHLPVVPPGALVFNDGTPDARLAPVATLASAYRRVMQGRGRRNQLGYDSPLGSLPLREALSRMLNHDRGLSTTPAGICLTRGTQMALYLTARLLIQPGDVVAVENPGYPPAWQTFRLLGAELAPVPVDEEGLCVDALEALCQRRTVRALYLTPHHQFPTTVTLKAARRVQLLALAARYGVALIEDDYDHEFHFHYQPMLPLASADPHGVVIYISSLSKLIAPALRVGYVTGPAAFVTALGRLRTLVDRQGDTVLEQAVADLIDEGEIKRHTRKAHAEYHARRDALADALRQLPGNVVDFVLPGGGMALWVTFREDVDVEQITEELARRKVVITPGSRYYLSGPATNSVRMGYAALTPAELAHGVEQLGLVLRQYES